Proteins encoded by one window of Pseudomonadota bacterium:
- the amrB gene encoding AmmeMemoRadiSam system protein B: MSIREAAVAGFFYPGERASLLAEVDACLVAPAGGPREAIAAVMPHAGYVYSGKTAGAVAASVLVPDRILAIGPKHTRHGVRAAVAKASAWRFPFGDVPIDRELADALAGRPIFELDDDAHREEHSIEVVVPFLWRRNPNLRLTPVALGWINLEMLHEIGESIAAVIAAVAGPVLIVASTDMSHQIPIEEAKRLDRLATDRVLALDPEGLFRTVADHDISMCGVIPVTAALFAAKALGAVSAELIRYTTSAEASGDTRRVVGYAGIVIE; the protein is encoded by the coding sequence ATGTCGATCCGGGAAGCCGCCGTGGCCGGGTTCTTCTACCCCGGCGAGAGGGCCTCGCTGCTCGCCGAGGTGGACGCGTGTCTCGTCGCGCCCGCGGGAGGCCCGCGCGAGGCGATCGCGGCGGTGATGCCGCACGCGGGGTACGTGTACTCCGGGAAGACCGCCGGCGCGGTCGCGGCCTCGGTGCTGGTCCCGGATCGGATCCTCGCGATCGGCCCGAAGCACACGCGCCACGGCGTGCGGGCCGCGGTGGCCAAGGCCTCCGCGTGGCGGTTCCCGTTCGGCGACGTGCCGATCGACAGGGAGCTCGCGGACGCGCTCGCCGGGAGACCGATCTTCGAGCTCGACGACGACGCGCACCGCGAGGAGCACTCGATCGAGGTCGTGGTGCCGTTCCTCTGGCGCCGCAACCCCAACCTCCGGCTCACGCCGGTCGCGCTCGGGTGGATCAACCTCGAGATGCTCCACGAGATCGGCGAGTCGATCGCGGCGGTGATCGCGGCGGTGGCCGGCCCGGTGCTGATCGTCGCGTCGACGGACATGTCGCACCAGATCCCGATTGAGGAGGCGAAGCGGCTCGACCGGCTCGCGACCGATCGCGTCCTCGCCCTCGATCCGGAGGGCCTCTTCCGCACGGTCGCGGATCACGACATCAGCATGTGCGGCGTGATCCCGGTGACCGCGGCGCTGTTCGCGGCCAAGGCGCTCGGCGCGGTGTCCGCCGAGCTCATCCGGTACACCACCTCGGCCGAGGCGAGCGGCGACACGCGCCGCGTCGTCGGCTACGCCGGGATCGTGATCGAGTGA